Below is a genomic region from Dehalococcoidia bacterium.
GGTCATGGCGTGCTCGGGCGAGGCAGTGGGGATGTTCTGAAGGCGGTTCAGTTCTCGCTCCGCCTCGCGCCGCACCTCCTCGGGCATTCCGGCTTCCTCGATCTGCTTTCGGAGGGCAGCGACCTCGCTCCCCTCCTCGGTCTCGCCAAGCTCTTGCTGGATCGCGCGCAGCTGCTCGCGGAGGAAGTATTCGCGCTGCGTGCGATCCATCCGGGATTGGGTGGCGGCGGCGATTTGGCGGCCGATCTCGCGGACTTGCAGTTCGCGCTGGAGAAGCTCGTTCAGACGCCGCAGCTTCGCTTCGACGGGGTCGAGCTCGAGGATCGCTTGGCGGTCGGGGAACCCTAGCGGGATCGTAGAAGCGACGAAATAGGCAACTTGGCGCGGGTCGGAAAGCCCCTCGATCGCCGCCAGCAGTTCGGCAGGCGCATTGGGGACGGTCGCCATGATTTGGCGGAAGAGGTCGACAACGAGACGGCGGAGCGCTTCTGCTTCGATCGAGGGAGGCGCTTGATCCGGGGCCGGCTCGAAGCGAGCGATGAAGAACGGTTCCCGCGCCACTTCGGCGAGGATCCGGGCGCGCTCCAGTCCTTGGACGAGCAGCCGGATGGTGCCGTCCGGCGCGCGCATCAATTGGTGGATGACCGCCACCGCCCCGATCGAGGGCAGGTCGGCGAGCGACTTCGGATCGTCGGCGTCCGGCGGAAAGCCGACGACGAGCATGAGGCGCGACCCCTGCATCACCGAGTCGATCAGCTTGAGGGAGCGCTCTTGGCCGACGACAAGCGGGGTGACGGCAAGGGGATAGACCACCGCGCCGCGGAGCGGGAGGAGGGGCAAGGTATCAGGAAGGGGAGGAGTTCCGCTGGGTTCGGCATTCATCGCGCTGTCACCTTCGGCAGTCGCATTGTCAGCAGCCCGCGCTCGAGCTGGCCTTCGACCTTCTCCGTATCGACTGGCGCAGGAAGCGGCATCTCCAGCCGGAACGGGCCTTGCCGGATTTCGGCGACGTGATACGAGCCTATGACCGGCAGCCGCCGCTGTCCTTCGATGATCACGGCATCTTCGTAAAGCAGGATCTCAACTTGGTCGCTCTCCACCCCGGCAAGCTCAACCGTCAGGACGAACGCTTGGTCGTTTTCGACGAGATCGGCCGGGGGGCGCCAGCGCGGCTGGGCGAGCACGACGGGGATGGTGCGCCACGGGTCGCCGATCGGACGGGGCTCGCCGATGGCAAGCACGACGGCGTAGCGGTACGAGAGGCGACGATAGCGCATGGGCCGGTCTCCGTTCGGAAAGGTGCTTAACCTTATCGCACTTGGCGGCGAGACAACATTCGTCGGCGCGCTCTCCGATGTGGCTGAAATTAGAACATGGGTTCGCTATCCTCTCTTCAGAACACTAGTTCGGCGCATGTGTTCGGAAAGGAGAGCGAGATGTTCCGGTTGAAAGGGTGCGGACGCTGCGGGGGCGATCTCTGGTTCGGGCACGATTTTGATGGGGCTGGCTGGCGCTGTCTGCAGTGCGGCCGGGAGGCCCGTCCCGGGCCGGTCGCGCCGGCTCCGCGTCCGTGGTCGGCGCGGCTGTTCGGAGGGCGGCGGGGCTGTCTTCGCCGCGCCGCTCGATGAGCGCCGCTGTCTTGCCGCGTCGCGGGCTGGTGCTGCGGTGGGCCCGCCTCCTCTCCTGCTGCGGCGGTGCGCTCCGGGAGATCCCAGCCGCAGCGCGCGCCGTTATCCGTGCGGCCGGCGCCGGGGCTCCGGACTACGTGTTTCCCACGCCGGGAGGCGGCTTGTTCCCGCTGCCTCTCTTCTGGGCAGGCGGTGAGCG
It encodes:
- a CDS encoding Hsp20/alpha crystallin family protein, with the protein product MRYRRLSYRYAVVLAIGEPRPIGDPWRTIPVVLAQPRWRPPADLVENDQAFVLTVELAGVESDQVEILLYEDAVIIEGQRRLPVIGSYHVAEIRQGPFRLEMPLPAPVDTEKVEGQLERGLLTMRLPKVTAR